One Ignisphaera cupida DNA window includes the following coding sequences:
- a CDS encoding type 1 glutamine amidotransferase domain-containing protein, with translation MRFVKRTGPGTRLKGKVVAIIAANEFEDIELLYPFVRLSEEGAEVIIIPVKKGLHPRPADPSKPVTGRYGTPIPLEVFGLGERYVVKELAEVSPDDIDALIIPGGFSPDALRIDESVLDFVKRVYEKGKIVAAICHGPQVLISAGLVKGKRVTAYRAVKDDLINAGATYVDEPAVRDGNIITARVPDDLPEFCQLIIQALLEKP, from the coding sequence ATGCGCTTTGTTAAGAGAACTGGTCCTGGAACAAGGTTAAAGGGCAAGGTTGTAGCAATTATTGCTGCTAATGAGTTTGAGGATATTGAGCTTCTCTATCCATTTGTGAGACTTAGTGAAGAGGGTGCAGAGGTTATAATAATACCTGTTAAAAAGGGTTTGCATCCAAGACCAGCTGATCCAAGCAAACCTGTTACAGGTAGGTATGGAACTCCAATACCACTAGAGGTTTTTGGTCTTGGAGAAAGATATGTTGTTAAAGAGTTGGCTGAGGTTAGTCCAGATGATATAGATGCTTTGATAATACCAGGTGGGTTTTCCCCAGATGCTCTTAGAATAGATGAAAGTGTTCTAGACTTTGTTAAGAGGGTTTATGAAAAAGGAAAAATAGTTGCTGCTATATGCCACGGGCCACAGGTGCTAATCTCTGCTGGTCTTGTTAAGGGTAAGAGGGTTACGGCATATAGAGCTGTAAAAGATGATTTGATAAATGCCGGGGCTACATATGTTGATGAACCAGCTGTTAGAGATGGGAACATCATAACTGCTAGAGTACCAGACGACCTTCCAGAGTTTTGCCAACTAATAATACAGGCTCTGTTGGAAAAGCCATAG
- a CDS encoding SDR family oxidoreductase gives MSLESLLKELEGTSFKKLFSLENRVAVVTGGGGGICSAIAYGLAEFGADVALLDINLNNLVMVKEFLKKIFPNRRVEVYQVDVTNYEQAAQVVNKIVSDFGKIDILVNCHGIGQWVPAEEMRLEDWKRMIDINLTGVFIMCQLVGKQMIKQRYGKIINIASMSGHIVNTPQRQSHYNTSKAGVIHLTKSLAAEWAQYNVYVNSVSPGYTVTPLVENLLKEKPEIAEVWKSLTPLKRFAKPVDIVGAVIFLASEASNYVTGADIVVDGGYTIW, from the coding sequence ATGTCTCTAGAGTCTTTGCTCAAGGAGTTAGAGGGAACATCATTCAAAAAGCTGTTTAGTTTAGAAAATAGAGTTGCTGTAGTGACTGGTGGTGGTGGCGGTATTTGTAGTGCAATAGCCTATGGATTAGCGGAGTTTGGAGCAGATGTAGCCTTGCTTGACATCAATTTGAATAATCTGGTCATGGTCAAGGAGTTTCTGAAGAAGATATTCCCAAATAGAAGAGTTGAGGTATATCAAGTTGATGTAACAAACTATGAACAAGCAGCTCAAGTTGTTAACAAAATTGTTAGCGACTTTGGAAAAATAGATATTTTGGTTAATTGCCATGGAATAGGTCAGTGGGTTCCAGCTGAGGAGATGAGGTTAGAGGATTGGAAAAGAATGATAGATATAAACCTAACAGGGGTTTTCATAATGTGTCAACTTGTTGGAAAACAAATGATAAAGCAAAGATATGGAAAAATAATTAACATAGCATCGATGTCTGGCCACATTGTGAATACTCCTCAAAGGCAATCCCATTACAACACATCTAAAGCGGGTGTTATACACTTAACTAAGAGCTTAGCTGCTGAGTGGGCTCAATACAATGTTTATGTCAATAGCGTTAGCCCAGGATACACAGTTACACCACTTGTTGAAAATCTCTTGAAGGAGAAGCCAGAAATAGCCGAGGTGTGGAAATCCCTAACCCCGCTAAAAAGATTTGCAAAACCAGTAGACATAGTTGGAGCAGTAATATTCTTAGCATCAGAAGCCTCTAACTATGTAACAGGAGCGGATATTGTTGTTGATGGAGGCTACACCATTTGGTGA